A region of Haloplanus sp. XH21 DNA encodes the following proteins:
- a CDS encoding arginase family protein produces MFPGASAGRDAADYVVVGAPLGISTTFQPGTRFGPDRIRKFAASFEDYDHRTGHHFSGLSVHDHGDIHAWDDAAEYVDYLAGTLRDIVTDGAVPLLLGGEHTVSIAGVRAVDPDLFVCLDAHLDLRADFDGNPWSHACVTRHALETADHAIVVGARAGSETEWDRAADDDVTVISPETVTAQGVAAVRDAVTDAVDPASATTYLSVDIDAADPAAAPGTGTMEPGGLSAREMRSVVRAVAPLADGGDVVEVNDRDDGQAATLGGKLLRDLVFAHADGEP; encoded by the coding sequence ATGTTCCCCGGTGCGTCCGCCGGCCGCGACGCGGCCGACTACGTCGTCGTGGGCGCACCGCTCGGCATCTCGACGACCTTCCAGCCAGGAACCCGGTTCGGGCCCGATCGGATCCGGAAGTTCGCCGCCTCGTTCGAGGATTACGATCACCGAACCGGCCATCACTTCTCCGGCCTCTCCGTGCACGACCACGGCGACATCCACGCGTGGGACGACGCCGCGGAGTACGTCGACTACCTCGCCGGAACACTCCGTGATATCGTCACGGACGGCGCCGTCCCCCTCCTGCTCGGCGGCGAACACACCGTCTCCATCGCCGGCGTCCGGGCGGTCGATCCGGATCTCTTCGTCTGTCTCGACGCCCACCTCGATCTCCGGGCCGACTTCGACGGCAATCCATGGAGCCACGCCTGCGTGACCCGGCACGCGCTCGAAACGGCCGACCACGCCATCGTCGTCGGTGCCCGTGCCGGTAGCGAGACGGAATGGGACCGGGCGGCCGACGACGACGTGACCGTCATCTCCCCGGAGACGGTGACTGCACAGGGCGTCGCCGCCGTCCGCGACGCCGTGACCGACGCCGTCGACCCCGCGAGCGCCACTACGTATCTGAGCGTCGACATCGACGCCGCCGACCCCGCCGCCGCGCCCGGCACGGGAACGATGGAACCCGGCGGGCTCTCGGCCCGCGAGATGCGCTCGGTCGTCCGCGCGGTCGCCCCCCTCGCCGACGGCGGCGATGTCGTCGAGGTGAACGACCGCGACGACGGGCAGGCGGCGACGCTCGGCGGGAAACTCCTCCGTGATCTCGTGTTCGCGCACGCCGACGGCGAGCCCTAG
- a CDS encoding translation initiation factor IF-5A produces the protein MAKEQKQVRELQEGSYVMMDSASCEIKSYSTAKPGKHGSAKARIEGQGVFDGKKRSLSQPVDAKVWVPIIERKGGQVVSVSGDDAQIMDLDTYETFTMRIPEDEDLSPDDEIEYLEYEGQRKIV, from the coding sequence ATGGCTAAAGAGCAAAAGCAGGTGCGTGAACTGCAAGAGGGAAGCTACGTGATGATGGACAGCGCCTCGTGTGAAATCAAGTCGTACAGCACTGCAAAGCCCGGGAAACACGGCAGTGCCAAGGCACGAATCGAAGGACAGGGCGTCTTCGACGGCAAGAAGCGCTCGCTCAGCCAGCCGGTCGACGCGAAGGTGTGGGTGCCGATAATCGAACGGAAGGGCGGCCAGGTCGTCTCCGTCTCCGGTGACGACGCCCAGATCATGGACCTCGACACCTACGAGACGTTCACGATGCGCATTCCGGAAGACGAGGACCTGTCGCCCGACGACGAGATCGAGTACCTGGAGTACGAAGGCCAGCGGAAGATCGTGTAG
- a CDS encoding ABC1 kinase family protein: MVTLVNLRAYWRFVRVVHQFLPLLVAYARDRRRFLLFGGPRSVDPATQRERADRLLDSLLTLGPTFIKLGQLLSTRPDVLPPAYIDVLTSLQDDVPPAEWAETRPIIEDEVGPVDEVFDDFERDAISGASLGQVYRATYEGDTVAIKVRRPGVEALVEADLRAVQWLLPILLRFIDESRRFSLSNLADEFDTTIRQEMNYDRERRMLDEIRGNFQDNDRIRIPSAVNDLSGERVLVMEYIEGVKINDIDTLDERGHDRTALAESLQRVYLQMIIEDGVFHADPHPGNLAVDDDGAIIFYDFGMSGRVDAYFQEKIVDFYVAVANQDIDGILDAMIEMGTLSPEADREVMGNVMELAIADVRGENLEQYRVQQVIQQVEDTIYDFPLRLPRNFALILRVATVVEGVCVTLDPDFDFIAVATDYLTEQGYREEGVRQAVESAGDQLEDTARSLVTVPPKLDDVLDRVKRDDLTVQVQLDDEHDVLDRLAKRIAYSILVAVGVLSTSLLYAFNETPEAAIVAGVITVPVAVLLYRSLRERRGVTARPQFTRQEMRRRREK; this comes from the coding sequence GTGGTCACGCTGGTCAATCTCCGCGCCTACTGGCGGTTCGTCCGAGTCGTCCACCAGTTTCTCCCCCTCCTCGTCGCCTACGCCCGCGATCGGCGGCGCTTCCTCCTGTTCGGCGGCCCACGGAGCGTCGACCCCGCGACACAGCGAGAGCGAGCCGACCGCCTCCTCGACTCGCTGCTCACCCTCGGGCCGACGTTCATCAAACTCGGTCAACTGCTGTCGACCCGCCCCGATGTCCTCCCGCCGGCGTACATCGACGTGCTCACCTCGCTCCAGGACGACGTCCCGCCCGCCGAGTGGGCGGAGACACGGCCCATCATCGAAGACGAAGTCGGTCCCGTCGACGAGGTGTTCGACGACTTCGAACGGGACGCCATCAGCGGCGCCAGTCTCGGGCAGGTGTATCGCGCCACCTACGAGGGCGACACCGTCGCGATCAAGGTGCGGCGTCCGGGCGTCGAGGCCCTCGTCGAGGCCGACCTGCGGGCGGTCCAGTGGCTCCTTCCCATCCTCCTGCGGTTCATCGACGAGTCGCGACGGTTCTCCCTCTCGAATCTCGCCGACGAGTTCGACACCACGATCCGACAGGAGATGAACTACGACCGCGAACGACGGATGCTCGACGAGATTCGGGGAAACTTCCAAGATAACGATCGGATTCGGATCCCGTCGGCCGTCAACGACCTCTCCGGCGAGCGCGTCCTCGTCATGGAGTACATCGAGGGCGTCAAGATCAACGACATCGACACGCTCGACGAACGGGGACACGACCGCACCGCCCTCGCCGAGAGCCTGCAGCGCGTCTACCTCCAGATGATCATCGAAGACGGTGTCTTCCACGCCGACCCCCACCCCGGGAATCTGGCGGTCGACGACGACGGCGCCATCATCTTCTATGACTTCGGCATGAGCGGGCGCGTCGACGCCTACTTCCAGGAGAAAATCGTCGACTTCTACGTCGCCGTTGCCAACCAGGACATCGACGGCATCCTCGACGCGATGATCGAGATGGGGACGCTCAGCCCCGAAGCCGACCGCGAGGTGATGGGCAACGTGATGGAACTCGCCATCGCCGACGTCCGCGGCGAGAACTTGGAGCAGTACCGCGTCCAGCAGGTCATCCAGCAGGTCGAGGACACCATCTACGACTTCCCGCTGCGGCTCCCGCGGAACTTCGCGCTCATCCTCCGGGTGGCGACGGTGGTCGAAGGCGTCTGTGTCACGCTCGACCCCGACTTCGATTTCATCGCCGTCGCCACCGACTACCTCACCGAGCAGGGGTATCGCGAGGAGGGCGTGCGACAGGCCGTCGAATCGGCCGGCGACCAGCTAGAGGATACCGCGCGGTCGCTGGTGACCGTCCCGCCGAAACTCGACGACGTGCTCGACCGGGTCAAGCGCGACGACCTCACGGTGCAGGTGCAACTCGACGACGAACACGACGTGCTCGACCGCCTCGCCAAGCGCATCGCCTACAGCATCCTCGTCGCCGTCGGCGTGCTCTCGACATCCCTGCTCTACGCGTTCAACGAGACGCCCGAGGCGGCCATCGTCGCCGGCGTGATCACCGTCCCCGTCGCCGTCTTGCTCTATCGTTCGCTCCGGGAACGGCGCGGGGTCACGGCGCGGCCACAGTTCACCCGCCAGGAGATGCGGCGGCGACGCGAGAAGTGA
- a CDS encoding Hsp20/alpha crystallin family protein — protein MSALRDALRELPEAVFADLLESDDAYLLVLDLPGATAETVDVRVERGRLHIEARREKTLPEGFDYVREDRSLFLDAELPLPPDATGAGAEGSVERGVLELRLPKHEAAPEQSIPIEDA, from the coding sequence ATGTCAGCACTTCGGGACGCGCTTCGAGAACTCCCCGAGGCCGTGTTTGCGGACCTGCTCGAAAGCGACGACGCCTACCTGCTCGTCCTCGACCTGCCGGGCGCGACCGCCGAAACCGTCGACGTGCGTGTCGAACGCGGCCGCCTCCACATCGAGGCACGCCGCGAGAAGACGCTGCCCGAAGGATTCGACTACGTTCGGGAGGATCGCTCCCTCTTTCTCGACGCCGAACTCCCCCTGCCGCCGGATGCGACGGGGGCGGGCGCCGAGGGGTCGGTCGAACGGGGCGTTCTCGAACTCCGCCTCCCCAAACACGAGGCCGCGCCGGAGCAATCCATCCCCATCGAGGACGCGTAA
- a CDS encoding lamin tail domain-containing protein: MLSLVPAAVGVALMLTLAAGAYAASRTDGLDYRTAVLAAAVAVAVGGAAVTAVSVAPAGEPAAADGSEPRVTTTPAPGTATPTAIPTPTDTPRSPSTASTVVSVAAGDRLTYRTASGAKRTVRLAGVDAPGVEGASPRQFDGVLTGSRGRACLADQGRRSVRALRGRLLDETVTVRVVDERGTPTAVVTHDSRSINRHLVARGYVRATDGRYDDAERAARSATLGVWSCTLVEPDRPIRADASTGLRIAAVHPNPPGDDAAALNEEYVVIENTGRTTVDLSNWWLTVGDTVVLLDGPALHPGTNLVVHVGTGRDTDGHLYLGATRPLLGNAHGTLKLSDGDSNRSVRLTY; encoded by the coding sequence ATGCTCTCGCTCGTTCCCGCCGCCGTCGGCGTCGCCCTCATGCTCACGCTTGCGGCCGGCGCGTACGCCGCCTCGCGGACCGACGGCCTCGACTACCGGACGGCCGTCCTCGCTGCGGCCGTGGCGGTGGCCGTCGGCGGCGCCGCCGTGACCGCGGTGTCAGTCGCTCCCGCGGGCGAACCCGCGGCCGCTGACGGCTCCGAACCGAGGGTCACCACGACACCGGCGCCGGGGACCGCGACGCCGACTGCGATCCCCACTCCGACCGACACCCCGCGTTCTCCCTCCACCGCGTCGACCGTCGTCAGCGTCGCCGCGGGCGACAGACTCACGTACCGAACGGCGTCGGGCGCGAAACGAACGGTGCGGCTCGCGGGGGTCGATGCACCCGGCGTCGAGGGCGCGTCACCCCGGCAGTTCGACGGCGTGCTGACGGGAAGCCGTGGCCGCGCGTGTCTCGCTGATCAGGGCCGGCGGTCGGTGCGTGCCCTCCGTGGTCGCCTCCTCGACGAGACGGTGACCGTCCGTGTGGTCGACGAGCGCGGAACGCCGACGGCCGTGGTGACACACGACAGCCGGTCGATCAACCGCCATCTCGTGGCCAGAGGATACGTCCGGGCCACCGACGGGCGCTACGACGACGCCGAACGCGCCGCCCGGAGCGCCACCCTCGGCGTCTGGTCGTGCACGCTCGTCGAACCCGACCGCCCGATTCGGGCCGACGCCAGCACGGGCCTGCGCATCGCCGCTGTCCACCCCAACCCGCCCGGCGACGACGCCGCGGCCCTGAACGAGGAGTACGTCGTCATCGAGAACACCGGTCGAACGACCGTCGACCTCTCCAACTGGTGGCTCACGGTCGGTGACACGGTGGTCCTCCTCGACGGCCCGGCACTCCATCCCGGCACGAACCTCGTCGTTCACGTCGGGACGGGACGGGACACCGACGGCCACCTGTATTTGGGCGCCACGAGGCCCCTCCTCGGAAACGCTCATGGAACGTTGAAACTCTCCGATGGTGACTCCAACCGGTCAGTCAGGCTGACGTACTGA
- a CDS encoding COG1361 S-layer family protein, with product MRRITILGVVVLLLLAPIVPAVGSSVVTGNPQLSHSVADNTFQANQDATLTVVTTNDGNIEDGGIGRFEDQVQSARSVQMRVVESQVEGPIDVKTGTVTTGSIGPGGAARFDFDLEIGSADPGTYTVPVRVTYRHARAVIYDETSSGPANIEYVWLDEERTVDLQIRIEEQASFDIVSEGSNELLAGDTGSLDFTIENTGTRTASNATVNLQSQASGLFFGSASAPAAETSVFVRSLAPGETRRVSVQVGADTDLSPGEYPIDTVVSYRDQNDITRRSETLTTGVNVRPERSFALEDLSTSMFRVDESEATLSGRIVNTGPAPARNVVVRLQNGGIVTPTNGESAVGTLDPGESALVSFTAAIPGEADPGTNSLSFGVEYENAQGKVRTASEPIRKTVEIGPSQDRFAVSNVSTTVTPGGTARLTVDVRYVGEEPITAVNARLFTSDPLSTSDDGAHLGAMDPGETATATFRISATSDALPKAYGASIEARYDEADGDTAFTDGMPIGVAVDEPSGGPPVLPIAIAVIVLLVIGATVWYRRR from the coding sequence ATGAGGCGGATTACGATTCTTGGCGTCGTCGTCCTGTTGTTGCTCGCGCCGATCGTTCCCGCGGTCGGGTCGAGCGTCGTGACGGGGAACCCGCAGTTGAGTCACAGCGTGGCCGACAACACGTTCCAGGCCAATCAGGACGCGACGCTCACCGTCGTCACGACCAACGACGGCAACATCGAGGACGGGGGTATCGGCCGGTTCGAAGACCAGGTCCAGAGCGCACGGAGCGTGCAGATGCGGGTCGTCGAGTCCCAGGTCGAGGGTCCGATCGATGTCAAGACGGGGACGGTGACGACCGGAAGCATCGGTCCCGGTGGCGCCGCCCGGTTCGACTTCGATCTGGAGATCGGGAGCGCCGACCCCGGCACCTACACCGTTCCCGTCCGCGTCACCTACCGCCACGCTCGGGCGGTCATCTATGACGAGACGAGCAGTGGCCCCGCCAACATCGAGTACGTCTGGCTCGACGAGGAGCGGACCGTCGACCTGCAGATCCGGATCGAGGAGCAGGCGTCGTTCGATATCGTCTCCGAGGGCTCGAACGAACTGCTCGCTGGCGACACCGGGTCGCTCGACTTCACGATCGAGAACACGGGCACGCGGACCGCGTCGAACGCGACCGTGAACCTCCAGTCTCAGGCGTCGGGGCTCTTCTTCGGGAGCGCGTCGGCGCCAGCGGCCGAGACGAGCGTGTTCGTTCGGTCGCTGGCCCCCGGTGAGACGCGCCGCGTCTCGGTACAGGTCGGCGCCGACACGGACCTCTCGCCCGGCGAGTATCCGATCGATACCGTCGTCAGCTACCGCGATCAGAACGACATCACCCGTCGATCGGAGACGCTCACGACCGGCGTGAACGTGCGCCCCGAGCGCTCCTTCGCCCTCGAGGATCTCTCCACGTCGATGTTCCGTGTCGACGAGTCGGAGGCCACACTCTCGGGGCGCATCGTTAACACCGGGCCGGCGCCCGCGCGGAACGTCGTCGTCCGGCTGCAGAACGGTGGCATCGTCACGCCGACGAACGGCGAGTCGGCGGTCGGAACGCTCGACCCCGGCGAGTCGGCCCTCGTCTCCTTCACCGCCGCCATCCCCGGTGAGGCCGACCCCGGCACCAACTCGCTCTCGTTCGGCGTGGAGTACGAGAACGCCCAAGGAAAGGTACGGACGGCCTCGGAACCCATCCGAAAGACGGTGGAGATCGGTCCCTCGCAGGACCGCTTTGCCGTGTCGAACGTCTCGACGACGGTGACGCCGGGCGGGACGGCCCGCCTCACCGTCGACGTTCGGTACGTCGGCGAGGAGCCGATCACGGCGGTTAACGCCCGCCTGTTCACCAGCGATCCGCTGTCGACGTCCGACGACGGCGCGCATCTCGGCGCGATGGATCCGGGCGAGACGGCGACCGCCACGTTCCGTATCAGCGCCACGAGCGATGCGCTTCCCAAGGCGTACGGCGCCTCGATCGAAGCCCGCTACGACGAGGCCGACGGTGACACCGCGTTCACCGATGGGATGCCGATCGGCGTGGCTGTGGACGAACCGTCCGGCGGTCCGCCGGTGCTCCCCATCGCCATCGCCGTGATCGTCCTTCTGGTGATCGGCGCCACTGTGTGGTATCGACGACGATGA
- a CDS encoding efflux RND transporter permease subunit, with product MHTLRTLFRTIGHEIQAHPVATLLIAAVLLFTAFGGAAQITSVTGDAAFTGENPTLETFDDAFDRGSISVMVRGETTDPATLSAIARFDDRMSSVEDVAYVSSPADRVRAEYGRIPDSQEKIERVIGTPDTVFVQVVFDPGLSQAETRPIYTEALNAEEWARFPVGVDVIITGSAAFSAQLSELIGQSTNQLLGLAVGLMIVALFFLFRGVRLRLLPIVAVFTGVLYTFGAIGYAGVPNSTLTSSVFPILIGLGIDYSVQFHERYEEELERHEPREALPRALSGIGPPVFIAMLAAALGFGATWVSTLGTPAFVWFAQTSIFGVLLTFLAGVLVLLPILTLYARYRGPDDADESDSQQSDTDETESADGPRVDPAEREVTDPTDSERVGVVGRTLGRMSRTLAANPGIVLLVALLLMGAGFQAGQGLDTLADTEGFVPQDLPAYVDLQQFRAQTGGGAAVQYDVLVTGSDLTNPAVLHWMEQFEQVAVGAPLIQGVDSPATLVAEHNGGEIPETQTGVERVLADVPAQERANYYNDGVAHITVIGAQDMTTGETLSFISNVNDAIAFSNPPPGVDPTLTGTAAITPPSIVDQIESRNVTTGLGVLFVFGLLLLYYRNLVKAVAPLVPMLFVIGWQNLYMAALDIPVSPLGASLGAMTVGIGAEYTIIVMERYYEEKARPGSSKLDAVETAATRVGKAISVSGMTTVFGFSALTLSPFPILGDFGYLTVGVIFLTLVAALATLPPTLILLDTTAERLRSLFERSRGGDVTAR from the coding sequence GTGCATACGCTTCGAACGCTGTTTCGGACGATCGGTCACGAGATCCAGGCGCATCCAGTCGCGACGCTGCTGATCGCGGCCGTGTTACTGTTCACCGCCTTCGGTGGGGCCGCACAGATCACGAGCGTCACCGGCGACGCGGCGTTCACCGGCGAGAATCCCACGCTGGAGACGTTCGACGACGCGTTCGACCGCGGTTCGATTTCGGTGATGGTCCGCGGAGAGACCACCGATCCTGCGACGCTCAGCGCGATCGCCCGGTTCGACGACCGCATGTCGTCCGTCGAGGACGTCGCGTACGTCTCGAGTCCCGCCGACCGCGTCAGGGCGGAGTACGGCCGGATCCCCGACTCACAGGAGAAGATCGAGCGCGTCATCGGCACCCCGGACACCGTCTTCGTGCAGGTAGTGTTCGACCCCGGCCTCTCACAGGCGGAGACGCGGCCCATCTACACGGAAGCGCTGAACGCCGAAGAGTGGGCGCGCTTCCCGGTCGGCGTGGACGTGATCATCACGGGGTCGGCGGCGTTCTCCGCCCAGTTGTCGGAGCTGATCGGGCAGAGCACCAACCAGTTACTCGGCCTCGCCGTGGGGCTGATGATCGTCGCGCTCTTTTTCCTCTTTCGGGGGGTGCGGCTGCGTCTGCTCCCGATCGTCGCGGTGTTTACCGGCGTTCTCTACACGTTCGGTGCGATCGGCTACGCTGGGGTGCCGAACTCGACGCTGACGAGTTCGGTCTTCCCCATCCTGATCGGCCTCGGCATCGACTACTCCGTCCAGTTCCACGAGCGATACGAGGAGGAACTGGAGCGTCACGAGCCACGTGAAGCGCTGCCGAGAGCGCTGTCGGGCATCGGGCCGCCGGTGTTCATCGCCATGCTCGCCGCCGCCCTCGGCTTCGGGGCGACGTGGGTGTCGACGCTCGGGACGCCCGCGTTCGTCTGGTTCGCCCAGACGTCCATCTTCGGCGTGTTGCTCACCTTCCTCGCAGGGGTGCTGGTCTTACTCCCGATACTGACGCTGTACGCGCGGTATCGGGGGCCGGACGATGCGGACGAGAGCGACAGCCAGCAGTCGGACACGGACGAGACCGAGTCGGCGGACGGTCCCCGTGTGGACCCCGCCGAGCGGGAAGTCACCGATCCGACCGACTCCGAACGGGTCGGCGTCGTTGGCCGGACGCTCGGGCGGATGTCGCGGACGCTCGCGGCCAACCCCGGGATCGTGTTACTCGTCGCCCTGCTGTTGATGGGCGCCGGATTTCAGGCCGGACAGGGGCTGGATACGCTCGCCGACACCGAGGGGTTCGTCCCACAGGATCTGCCGGCGTACGTCGATCTCCAGCAGTTCCGCGCCCAGACCGGCGGCGGCGCGGCCGTCCAGTACGATGTCCTCGTCACCGGGAGTGATCTCACCAATCCCGCGGTGTTGCACTGGATGGAGCAGTTCGAGCAGGTGGCCGTCGGTGCGCCACTGATTCAGGGGGTGGACTCGCCCGCGACGCTCGTCGCCGAGCACAACGGCGGCGAGATACCCGAGACGCAGACGGGGGTCGAGCGCGTCCTCGCCGACGTGCCCGCACAGGAGCGCGCCAACTACTACAACGACGGTGTTGCCCACATTACCGTCATCGGCGCCCAGGACATGACGACCGGCGAGACGCTGTCGTTCATCTCGAACGTCAACGACGCCATCGCGTTCAGCAACCCGCCGCCGGGCGTCGACCCGACCCTCACCGGAACGGCGGCCATCACGCCTCCGTCGATCGTCGACCAGATCGAGAGCCGGAACGTGACGACGGGGCTCGGCGTCCTGTTCGTCTTCGGCCTGCTGTTGCTGTACTACCGGAACCTCGTGAAAGCCGTCGCGCCGCTGGTGCCGATGCTCTTCGTCATCGGCTGGCAGAACCTCTATATGGCGGCGCTCGACATCCCCGTCTCGCCGCTCGGCGCCTCGCTCGGCGCCATGACCGTCGGTATCGGCGCCGAATACACCATCATCGTGATGGAGCGATACTACGAGGAGAAAGCCCGGCCGGGCTCGAGCAAACTCGACGCCGTGGAGACGGCCGCCACCCGCGTCGGCAAGGCCATCTCCGTCTCGGGAATGACCACCGTCTTCGGCTTCTCGGCGCTCACGCTCTCGCCGTTCCCCATCCTCGGCGACTTCGGCTACCTGACCGTCGGCGTCATCTTCCTGACGCTGGTGGCCGCGCTGGCGACGCTGCCGCCGACGCTGATCCTCCTCGACACGACCGCCGAGCGCCTCCGATCACTGTTCGAGCGCTCGCGTGGGGGCGACGTGACGGCGCGGTGA
- a CDS encoding dihydrodipicolinate synthase family protein, protein MPTAPADSAYGTALVPTVTPFSNGSVDVEAVADLCEFVLANGADGLVPCGTTGEFASLTEEEYETVVAASVDAADGAPVLPGAAATSVADTLDRIDIAADCGADAVLIVLPYFHGQNAPGGNERFVRAVLAETSLPIILYNIPSCVGQSIDADLVEAVADHPDLVGMKDTSGDLTHLLDIIHRTDDDFHLFQGYDSQLVPAMSMGATGGINALTNVFPGVVSDAIDSATGDADDFAHARDLQLDHLGPFFGECLEYGFAPATKTALVARGVIDDDTVRPPLVQLGDDATASVCTAVDRVVDAVGE, encoded by the coding sequence ATGCCCACTGCACCCGCCGACTCGGCGTACGGAACCGCCCTCGTACCCACGGTCACCCCCTTTTCGAACGGCTCGGTCGATGTCGAGGCGGTCGCCGACCTCTGTGAGTTCGTGCTGGCGAACGGCGCCGACGGTCTCGTCCCCTGTGGAACCACCGGCGAGTTCGCGAGTCTCACTGAGGAAGAGTACGAGACGGTCGTCGCGGCGAGCGTCGACGCCGCCGACGGCGCGCCCGTCCTCCCCGGCGCCGCGGCGACGAGCGTCGCCGACACGCTCGACCGGATCGACATCGCGGCCGACTGCGGCGCCGACGCCGTGCTGATCGTCCTGCCGTACTTCCACGGCCAGAACGCCCCGGGCGGCAACGAGCGGTTCGTCCGCGCGGTGCTCGCCGAAACGTCGCTGCCGATCATCCTCTACAACATCCCCTCGTGTGTCGGGCAGTCCATCGACGCCGATCTGGTGGAAGCCGTCGCGGACCATCCCGACCTCGTCGGCATGAAAGACACCAGCGGCGATCTGACCCACCTCCTCGACATCATCCACCGGACGGACGACGACTTCCACCTGTTCCAGGGGTACGACAGCCAGCTCGTCCCCGCGATGTCGATGGGGGCGACCGGCGGCATCAACGCGCTGACCAACGTCTTCCCCGGCGTCGTCTCGGACGCAATCGATTCGGCGACGGGTGACGCGGACGACTTCGCCCACGCTCGTGATCTCCAGTTGGACCACCTCGGTCCCTTCTTCGGCGAGTGTCTGGAGTACGGGTTCGCTCCCGCGACCAAGACCGCGCTGGTCGCTCGCGGCGTGATCGACGACGACACGGTGCGACCGCCCTTGGTCCAACTCGGCGACGACGCGACGGCGTCCGTGTGCACGGCCGTCGACCGCGTCGTCGACGCCGTCGGGGAGTAG
- a CDS encoding CehA/McbA family metallohydrolase translates to MSQTTIRIDPHVHSDASYDGHDPVELLLEQAAEIGLDGVVITDHDVIHESVRAAELAPEYGLLGIPGVEVSTAVGHLLAIGVREMPPRRAPLDATVEWVRDHGGLAVVPHPFQRSRHGVPRRHLADCDAIEVFNSWLFTGFRNRRARRFAAEHDYPALAASDAHSVPHVGRAYTELVMPDADRSALDGEAVLDAVRSGATRMRGRRQPIPASARHYAVGSMRKSGYYAKLGALKGHAAAKTGVVQGARLLSDISSR, encoded by the coding sequence GTGAGCCAGACGACGATCCGGATCGACCCGCACGTTCACTCGGACGCCTCCTACGACGGCCACGACCCCGTGGAGCTCCTGCTGGAGCAGGCGGCCGAGATCGGTCTCGACGGCGTCGTCATCACGGATCACGACGTGATCCACGAATCGGTTCGGGCGGCGGAACTCGCCCCCGAGTACGGCCTGCTCGGCATCCCCGGCGTCGAGGTGTCGACGGCCGTCGGCCACCTGCTGGCCATCGGCGTCCGGGAGATGCCACCCCGCCGCGCGCCGCTCGACGCGACGGTTGAGTGGGTGCGCGACCACGGCGGCCTCGCGGTCGTTCCCCACCCGTTCCAGCGGAGTCGCCACGGTGTCCCTCGCCGCCATCTCGCCGACTGCGACGCGATCGAGGTGTTCAACTCGTGGCTGTTCACCGGCTTTCGCAACCGGCGGGCGCGGCGCTTCGCCGCCGAGCACGACTACCCTGCTCTCGCCGCCAGCGACGCCCACTCCGTGCCCCACGTCGGGCGGGCGTATACGGAACTCGTCATGCCGGACGCCGACCGATCGGCGCTCGACGGCGAGGCGGTGCTCGACGCTGTCCGGAGTGGCGCGACGCGGATGCGCGGTCGACGCCAGCCGATCCCCGCGTCGGCCCGCCACTACGCGGTCGGTTCGATGCGAAAGAGCGGCTACTACGCCAAACTGGGGGCGCTCAAGGGGCACGCGGCGGCCAAAACCGGTGTCGTGCAGGGCGCTCGGCTGCTGTCCGACATCTCGTCGCGGTGA
- a CDS encoding gamma carbonic anhydrase family protein, which translates to MVLRAVDGVEPTVHEEAYVDDAAVVVGDVTLERDASVWPNATLRGDDPIVVREGGNIQDNAVCHEDAVVGPYATVGHAAIVHGATVEERALVGMGAVVLNDVTVGERAIVAAGSVVTEGTEVPPETLVAGTPAEPVKEVPDSGWADAGERYVERANLYAETSHVVDAGRD; encoded by the coding sequence ATGGTGCTCAGAGCCGTCGATGGCGTCGAACCGACCGTTCACGAGGAGGCCTACGTCGACGACGCGGCCGTCGTCGTCGGCGACGTCACCCTCGAGCGCGACGCCTCGGTGTGGCCGAACGCCACGCTCCGCGGCGACGATCCGATCGTCGTTCGGGAGGGCGGAAACATCCAGGACAACGCGGTCTGTCACGAGGACGCCGTCGTCGGCCCCTACGCCACCGTCGGCCACGCGGCCATCGTCCACGGCGCGACGGTCGAGGAGCGAGCGCTCGTGGGGATGGGCGCCGTCGTCCTCAACGACGTCACCGTCGGAGAGCGGGCCATCGTCGCCGCCGGGAGCGTCGTCACCGAAGGGACGGAGGTTCCACCCGAGACGCTGGTGGCGGGGACGCCCGCCGAGCCGGTCAAGGAGGTGCCCGACTCGGGGTGGGCCGACGCCGGAGAACGGTACGTCGAGCGAGCGAATCTGTACGCCGAGACCTCGCACGTGGTGGATGCGGGGAGGGACTGA